A window from Engraulis encrasicolus isolate BLACKSEA-1 chromosome 11, IST_EnEncr_1.0, whole genome shotgun sequence encodes these proteins:
- the cast gene encoding calpastatin isoform X15 — MPHRKRGHGHKKPRGKAEESLPGADRQTSTSRISHKTASGSQSQHRQATSAAPAPVKHAQFEAGAKATASPATSAGAGAGRGAVPAATQKGSPKPMAETKLVTPSPAAPKGSPKDVPKTSASSTATSTAGAVKATDPAKAKTTPAQDTLKVQREVGPPKSQAKAPEKKAPAAKPEPKPTQKPLSTDAALDSLSAGFMSSAPPAPKKTETKVEDVAAIDALSAGFSNFAPPPPASTKSPAPPADKKAKVDKVSDDFSLMAGLSAPAPAPAPVLAPAGPKDASISLDALSALEDMLPTAEPVPESPKLRPEDIVTEEKTKKEKGVICGERDDTLPPDYRFTEEDLMKYPAPKPEPSMDPSDALDLLSGDFMTSSAAPAVQAPVITPSAPPQPPKVDDLSALDALAGDFVAAPAVAPAKISAPAPPPAAVRPATEGGMSLDALSALEDMLPTAEPVPESPKLRPEDIVTEDKTNKEKAVLCGERDDSLPPDYRFTEEDLKKYPAPKPEPSMDPSDALDLLSGDFMTSSAAPAVQAPVITPSAPPQPAASDFALDALAGDFVAPAVAPAAVQSSVCSAAERQLSSGTCDALDALSDTLMDTTPAPQPVPVAPKDIVKERTIEEEKLIKMGERDDTLPPEYRPSEDDLKAVPAVQPDVRPKQKSMDDTSALDLLSSDFSSSPIVPAVVPAAPVESSSLAPAPAPVLDALADSLIPQAVAEVKPKSKVSQGDTHITPEQESIEVNRSGKSKSKSKKHAAEDSSALDLLSDQLTTDVVSTSSTKKGGKR; from the exons tctcagCACAGACAGGCCACCTCAGCTGCACCAGCCCCAGTGAAGCATGCCCAATTTGAG GCTGGAGCGAAGGCGACCGCATCGCCCGCCAcctcagcaggagcaggagcaggacgtGGAGCGGTCCCTGCCGCCACACAGAAAGGCTCCCCCAAACCCATGGCGGAG ACGAAACTTGTGACTCCCAGTCCAGCAGCACCCAAGGGTTCCCCTAAAGATGTCCCAAAG ACGTCAGCAAGCTCCACAGCAACCTCCACTGCAGGGGCAGTGAAAGCTACAGACCCCGCGAAAGCCAAGACCACCCCAGCACAAGACACACTCAAG gTGCAGAGGGAGGTGGGCCCACCTAAATCACAAGCCAAGGCTCCG gAAAAGAAGGCACCAGCTGCCAAGCCAGAGCCAAAGCCCACACAG AAGCCCCTGAGCACAGACGCAGCCTTGGATTCACTGTCTGCAGGCTTCATGTCCTCCGCTCCCCCCGCACCAAAGAAGACAGAGACA AAAGTTGAGGATGTAGCAGCTATTGATGCCTTGTCAGCCGGTTTCTCAAACTTCGCACCACCACCCCCTGCTTCCACAAAG TCTCCTGCCCCTCCTGCTGATAAGAAAGCCAAAGTGGACAAG GTATCTGATGACTTCTCCCTGATGGCAGGACTGAgtgcccctgctcctgctcctgcccctgTGCTCGCCCCTGCCGGCCCCAAG GATGCCTCCATATCTCTGGATGCCCTGAGTGCCTTAGAGGACATGCTCCCAACAGCAGAGCCAGTGCCAGAGTCCCCCAAACTCAGACCTGAGGACATTGTAACG gaggagaagacaaagaaagagaagggtgtgatttgtggagagagagatgacacacTGCCCCCCGACTATCGCTTTACAGAGGAGGACCTCATGAAATACCCAGCCCCTAAGCCtgag CCCTCCATGGACCCGTCTGATGCTCTGGACCTGCTGTCTGGTGACTTCATGACATCCAGCGCTGCTCCTGCTGTCCAGGCCCCCGTCATCACCCCCTCTGCTCCCCCACAACCG cCTAAAGTTGATGATCTGTCTGCACTGGATGCTCTGGCTGGAGACTTTGTTGCTGCTCCTGCCGTTGCTCCTGCTAAG AtctctgcccctgcccctccccCAGCTGCCGTCAGACCTGCCACTGAAGgg gGTATGTCTCTGGATGCCCTGAGTGCCTTAGAGGACATGCTCCCCACAGCAGAGCCAGTGCCAGAGTCCCCCAAACTCAGACCTGAGGACATTGTAACG gaggaCAAGACGAATAAAGAGAAGGCTGTgctatgtggagagagagacgactCGCTGCCCCCTGACTACCGCTTTACAGAGGAGGATCTCAAGAAATACCCAGCCCCTAAGCCTGAG CCCTCCATGGACCCGTCTGATGCTCTGGACCTGCTGTCTGGTGACTTCATGACATCCAGTGCTGCTCCTGCTGTCCAGGCCCCCGTCATCACCCCCTCTGCTCCCCCACAACCG GCTGCATCTGACTTTGCCCTGGACGCGCTTGCTGGAGATTTCGTTGCTCCTGCTGTGGCTCCTGCAGCTGTTCAGTCCTCTGTGTGTTCAGCAGCTgagagacag tTGTCATCAGGGACGTGCGATGCTCTGGATGCCCTCTCAGATACGCTGATGGACACGACACCAGCTCCCCAGCCTGTCCCTGTAGCACCCAAAGACATCGTCAAG GAGAGGACCATTGAGGAGGAGAAGCTCATCAAGATGGGAGAAAGAGACGACACTCTGCCCCCAGAATACAGGCCAAGCGAGGACGACCTGAAG GCGGTACCTGCAGTCCAGCCCGATGTCAGGCCCAAACAG AAGTCCATGGATGACACATCAGCTCTGGATCTCCTCTCCAGTgacttctcttcctcccccatcGTCCCTGCTGTGGTGCCTGCAGCCCCCGTGGAGAGCTCTTCTCTC GCTCCGGCACCTGCTCCAGTGCTTGATGCTCTGGCAGACTCTCTGATCCCCCAGGCGGTGGCAGAGGTCAAGCCCAAGTCAAAGGTCAGCCAGGgtgacacacacatcacacctgagcaggagagCATCGAAGTAAAT AGGAGTGGAAAATCCAAATCCAAATCAAAG aaaCACGCAGCAGAGGACTCATCGGCCCTGGATCTCCTTTCTGACCAGCTGACAACAGACGTAGTTTCCACATCCTCCACAAAGAAGGGAGGCAAGAGATAG
- the cast gene encoding calpastatin isoform X7, which produces MPHRKRGHGHKKPRGKAEESLPGADRQTSTSRISHKTASGSQSQHRQATSAAPAPVKHAQFEAGAKATASPATSAGAGAGRGAVPAATQKGSPKPMAETKLVTPSPAAPKGSPKDVPKTSASSTATSTAGAVKATDPAKAKTTPAQDTLKVQREVGPPKSQAKAPALDIDPLDALAGTLPDESLRPTAPVYTGPEVTEAGLTTEEGVLVGERDDTLPEGYRKADLEKKAPAAKPEPKPTQKPLSTDAALDSLSAGFMSSAPPAPKKTETKVEDVAAIDALSAGFSNFAPPPPASTKSPAPPADKKAKVDKVSDDFSLMAGLSAPAPAPAPVLAPAGPKDASISLDALSALEDMLPTAEPVPESPKLRPEDIVTEEKTKKEKGVICGERDDTLPPDYRFTEEDLMKYPAPKPEPSMDPSDALDLLSGDFMTSSAAPAVQAPVITPSAPPQPPKVDDLSALDALAGDFVAAPAVAPAKISAPAPPPAAVRPATEGGMSLDALSALEDMLPTAEPVPESPKLRPEDIVTEDKTNKEKAVLCGERDDSLPPDYRFTEEDLKKYPAPKPEPSMDPSDALDLLSGDFMTSSAAPAVQAPVITPSAPPQPAASDFALDALAGDFVAPAVAPAAVQSSVCSAAERQLSSGTCDALDALSDTLMDTTPAPQPVPVAPKDIVKERTIEEEKLIKMGERDDTLPPEYRPSEDDLKAVPAVQPDVRPKQKSMDDTSALDLLSSDFSSSPIVPAVVPAAPVESSSLAPAPAPVLDALADSLIPQAVAEVKPKSKVSQGDTHITPEQESIEVNRSGKSKSKSKKHAAEDSSALDLLSDQLTTDVVSTSSTKKGGKR; this is translated from the exons tctcagCACAGACAGGCCACCTCAGCTGCACCAGCCCCAGTGAAGCATGCCCAATTTGAG GCTGGAGCGAAGGCGACCGCATCGCCCGCCAcctcagcaggagcaggagcaggacgtGGAGCGGTCCCTGCCGCCACACAGAAAGGCTCCCCCAAACCCATGGCGGAG ACGAAACTTGTGACTCCCAGTCCAGCAGCACCCAAGGGTTCCCCTAAAGATGTCCCAAAG ACGTCAGCAAGCTCCACAGCAACCTCCACTGCAGGGGCAGTGAAAGCTACAGACCCCGCGAAAGCCAAGACCACCCCAGCACAAGACACACTCAAG gTGCAGAGGGAGGTGGGCCCACCTAAATCACAAGCCAAGGCTCCG gcccTTGATATTGATCCATTAGATGCCCTGGCTGGTACTTTGCCTGATGAGTCTTTGAGACCCACCGCTCCCGTGTACACTGGGCCAGAAGTCACCGAG gctggATTAACGACAGAGGAGGGTGTgttagtgggggagagagatgacacACTTCCAGAGGGATACAGAAAAGCGGACCTG gAAAAGAAGGCACCAGCTGCCAAGCCAGAGCCAAAGCCCACACAG AAGCCCCTGAGCACAGACGCAGCCTTGGATTCACTGTCTGCAGGCTTCATGTCCTCCGCTCCCCCCGCACCAAAGAAGACAGAGACA AAAGTTGAGGATGTAGCAGCTATTGATGCCTTGTCAGCCGGTTTCTCAAACTTCGCACCACCACCCCCTGCTTCCACAAAG TCTCCTGCCCCTCCTGCTGATAAGAAAGCCAAAGTGGACAAG GTATCTGATGACTTCTCCCTGATGGCAGGACTGAgtgcccctgctcctgctcctgcccctgTGCTCGCCCCTGCCGGCCCCAAG GATGCCTCCATATCTCTGGATGCCCTGAGTGCCTTAGAGGACATGCTCCCAACAGCAGAGCCAGTGCCAGAGTCCCCCAAACTCAGACCTGAGGACATTGTAACG gaggagaagacaaagaaagagaagggtgtgatttgtggagagagagatgacacacTGCCCCCCGACTATCGCTTTACAGAGGAGGACCTCATGAAATACCCAGCCCCTAAGCCtgag CCCTCCATGGACCCGTCTGATGCTCTGGACCTGCTGTCTGGTGACTTCATGACATCCAGCGCTGCTCCTGCTGTCCAGGCCCCCGTCATCACCCCCTCTGCTCCCCCACAACCG cCTAAAGTTGATGATCTGTCTGCACTGGATGCTCTGGCTGGAGACTTTGTTGCTGCTCCTGCCGTTGCTCCTGCTAAG AtctctgcccctgcccctccccCAGCTGCCGTCAGACCTGCCACTGAAGgg gGTATGTCTCTGGATGCCCTGAGTGCCTTAGAGGACATGCTCCCCACAGCAGAGCCAGTGCCAGAGTCCCCCAAACTCAGACCTGAGGACATTGTAACG gaggaCAAGACGAATAAAGAGAAGGCTGTgctatgtggagagagagacgactCGCTGCCCCCTGACTACCGCTTTACAGAGGAGGATCTCAAGAAATACCCAGCCCCTAAGCCTGAG CCCTCCATGGACCCGTCTGATGCTCTGGACCTGCTGTCTGGTGACTTCATGACATCCAGTGCTGCTCCTGCTGTCCAGGCCCCCGTCATCACCCCCTCTGCTCCCCCACAACCG GCTGCATCTGACTTTGCCCTGGACGCGCTTGCTGGAGATTTCGTTGCTCCTGCTGTGGCTCCTGCAGCTGTTCAGTCCTCTGTGTGTTCAGCAGCTgagagacag tTGTCATCAGGGACGTGCGATGCTCTGGATGCCCTCTCAGATACGCTGATGGACACGACACCAGCTCCCCAGCCTGTCCCTGTAGCACCCAAAGACATCGTCAAG GAGAGGACCATTGAGGAGGAGAAGCTCATCAAGATGGGAGAAAGAGACGACACTCTGCCCCCAGAATACAGGCCAAGCGAGGACGACCTGAAG GCGGTACCTGCAGTCCAGCCCGATGTCAGGCCCAAACAG AAGTCCATGGATGACACATCAGCTCTGGATCTCCTCTCCAGTgacttctcttcctcccccatcGTCCCTGCTGTGGTGCCTGCAGCCCCCGTGGAGAGCTCTTCTCTC GCTCCGGCACCTGCTCCAGTGCTTGATGCTCTGGCAGACTCTCTGATCCCCCAGGCGGTGGCAGAGGTCAAGCCCAAGTCAAAGGTCAGCCAGGgtgacacacacatcacacctgagcaggagagCATCGAAGTAAAT AGGAGTGGAAAATCCAAATCCAAATCAAAG aaaCACGCAGCAGAGGACTCATCGGCCCTGGATCTCCTTTCTGACCAGCTGACAACAGACGTAGTTTCCACATCCTCCACAAAGAAGGGAGGCAAGAGATAG
- the cast gene encoding calpastatin isoform X8 produces the protein MSQHRQATSAAPAPVKHAQFEAGAKATASPATSAGAGAGRGAVPAATQKGSPKPMAETKLVTPSPAAPKGSPKDVPKTSASSTATSTAGAVKATDPAKAKTTPAQDTLKSSAITSSTSHTAKAGAKGGVSTDTKAKDTKPADTKVQREVGPPKSQAKAPALDIDPLDALAGTLPDESLRPTAPVYTGPEVTEAGLTTEEGVLVGERDDTLPEGYRKADLEKKAPAAKPEPKPTQKPLSTDAALDSLSAGFMSSAPPAPKKTETKVEDVAAIDALSAGFSNFAPPPPASTKSPAPPADKKAKVDKVSDDFSLMAGLSAPAPAPAPVLAPAGPKDASISLDALSALEDMLPTAEPVPESPKLRPEDIVTEEKTKKEKGVICGERDDTLPPDYRFTEEDLMKYPAPKPEPSMDPSDALDLLSGDFMTSSAAPAVQAPVITPSAPPQPPKVDDLSALDALAGDFVAAPAVAPAKISAPAPPPAAVRPATEGGMSLDALSALEDMLPTAEPVPESPKLRPEDIVTEDKTNKEKAVLCGERDDSLPPDYRFTEEDLKKYPAPKPEPSMDPSDALDLLSGDFMTSSAAPAVQAPVITPSAPPQPAASDFALDALAGDFVAPAVAPAAVQSSVCSAAERQLSSGTCDALDALSDTLMDTTPAPQPVPVAPKDIVKERTIEEEKLIKMGERDDTLPPEYRPSEDDLKAVPAVQPDVRPKQKSMDDTSALDLLSSDFSSSPIVPAVVPAAPVESSSLAPAPAPVLDALADSLIPQAVAEVKPKSKVSQGDTHITPEQESIEVNRSGKSKSKSKKHAAEDSSALDLLSDQLTTDVVSTSSTKKGGKR, from the exons tctcagCACAGACAGGCCACCTCAGCTGCACCAGCCCCAGTGAAGCATGCCCAATTTGAG GCTGGAGCGAAGGCGACCGCATCGCCCGCCAcctcagcaggagcaggagcaggacgtGGAGCGGTCCCTGCCGCCACACAGAAAGGCTCCCCCAAACCCATGGCGGAG ACGAAACTTGTGACTCCCAGTCCAGCAGCACCCAAGGGTTCCCCTAAAGATGTCCCAAAG ACGTCAGCAAGCTCCACAGCAACCTCCACTGCAGGGGCAGTGAAAGCTACAGACCCCGCGAAAGCCAAGACCACCCCAGCACAAGACACACTCAAG AGTTCTGCCATCACTTCAAGCACATCCCACACAGCTAAGGCGGGTGCTAAGGGTGGTGTGTCTACCGACACTAAAGCAAAGGACACTAAGCCAGCAGACACCAAG gTGCAGAGGGAGGTGGGCCCACCTAAATCACAAGCCAAGGCTCCG gcccTTGATATTGATCCATTAGATGCCCTGGCTGGTACTTTGCCTGATGAGTCTTTGAGACCCACCGCTCCCGTGTACACTGGGCCAGAAGTCACCGAG gctggATTAACGACAGAGGAGGGTGTgttagtgggggagagagatgacacACTTCCAGAGGGATACAGAAAAGCGGACCTG gAAAAGAAGGCACCAGCTGCCAAGCCAGAGCCAAAGCCCACACAG AAGCCCCTGAGCACAGACGCAGCCTTGGATTCACTGTCTGCAGGCTTCATGTCCTCCGCTCCCCCCGCACCAAAGAAGACAGAGACA AAAGTTGAGGATGTAGCAGCTATTGATGCCTTGTCAGCCGGTTTCTCAAACTTCGCACCACCACCCCCTGCTTCCACAAAG TCTCCTGCCCCTCCTGCTGATAAGAAAGCCAAAGTGGACAAG GTATCTGATGACTTCTCCCTGATGGCAGGACTGAgtgcccctgctcctgctcctgcccctgTGCTCGCCCCTGCCGGCCCCAAG GATGCCTCCATATCTCTGGATGCCCTGAGTGCCTTAGAGGACATGCTCCCAACAGCAGAGCCAGTGCCAGAGTCCCCCAAACTCAGACCTGAGGACATTGTAACG gaggagaagacaaagaaagagaagggtgtgatttgtggagagagagatgacacacTGCCCCCCGACTATCGCTTTACAGAGGAGGACCTCATGAAATACCCAGCCCCTAAGCCtgag CCCTCCATGGACCCGTCTGATGCTCTGGACCTGCTGTCTGGTGACTTCATGACATCCAGCGCTGCTCCTGCTGTCCAGGCCCCCGTCATCACCCCCTCTGCTCCCCCACAACCG cCTAAAGTTGATGATCTGTCTGCACTGGATGCTCTGGCTGGAGACTTTGTTGCTGCTCCTGCCGTTGCTCCTGCTAAG AtctctgcccctgcccctccccCAGCTGCCGTCAGACCTGCCACTGAAGgg gGTATGTCTCTGGATGCCCTGAGTGCCTTAGAGGACATGCTCCCCACAGCAGAGCCAGTGCCAGAGTCCCCCAAACTCAGACCTGAGGACATTGTAACG gaggaCAAGACGAATAAAGAGAAGGCTGTgctatgtggagagagagacgactCGCTGCCCCCTGACTACCGCTTTACAGAGGAGGATCTCAAGAAATACCCAGCCCCTAAGCCTGAG CCCTCCATGGACCCGTCTGATGCTCTGGACCTGCTGTCTGGTGACTTCATGACATCCAGTGCTGCTCCTGCTGTCCAGGCCCCCGTCATCACCCCCTCTGCTCCCCCACAACCG GCTGCATCTGACTTTGCCCTGGACGCGCTTGCTGGAGATTTCGTTGCTCCTGCTGTGGCTCCTGCAGCTGTTCAGTCCTCTGTGTGTTCAGCAGCTgagagacag tTGTCATCAGGGACGTGCGATGCTCTGGATGCCCTCTCAGATACGCTGATGGACACGACACCAGCTCCCCAGCCTGTCCCTGTAGCACCCAAAGACATCGTCAAG GAGAGGACCATTGAGGAGGAGAAGCTCATCAAGATGGGAGAAAGAGACGACACTCTGCCCCCAGAATACAGGCCAAGCGAGGACGACCTGAAG GCGGTACCTGCAGTCCAGCCCGATGTCAGGCCCAAACAG AAGTCCATGGATGACACATCAGCTCTGGATCTCCTCTCCAGTgacttctcttcctcccccatcGTCCCTGCTGTGGTGCCTGCAGCCCCCGTGGAGAGCTCTTCTCTC GCTCCGGCACCTGCTCCAGTGCTTGATGCTCTGGCAGACTCTCTGATCCCCCAGGCGGTGGCAGAGGTCAAGCCCAAGTCAAAGGTCAGCCAGGgtgacacacacatcacacctgagcaggagagCATCGAAGTAAAT AGGAGTGGAAAATCCAAATCCAAATCAAAG aaaCACGCAGCAGAGGACTCATCGGCCCTGGATCTCCTTTCTGACCAGCTGACAACAGACGTAGTTTCCACATCCTCCACAAAGAAGGGAGGCAAGAGATAG
- the cast gene encoding calpastatin isoform X10 → MPHRKRGHGHKKPRGKAEESLPGADRQTSTSRISHKTASGSQSQHRQATSAAPAPVKHAQFEAGAKATASPATSAGAGAGRGAVPAATQKGSPKPMAESSAITSSTSHTAKAGAKGGVSTDTKAKDTKPADTKVQREVGPPKSQAKAPALDIDPLDALAGTLPDESLRPTAPVYTGPEVTEAGLTTEEGVLVGERDDTLPEGYRKADLEKKAPAAKPEPKPTQKPLSTDAALDSLSAGFMSSAPPAPKKTETKVEDVAAIDALSAGFSNFAPPPPASTKSPAPPADKKAKVDKVSDDFSLMAGLSAPAPAPAPVLAPAGPKDASISLDALSALEDMLPTAEPVPESPKLRPEDIVTEEKTKKEKGVICGERDDTLPPDYRFTEEDLMKYPAPKPEPSMDPSDALDLLSGDFMTSSAAPAVQAPVITPSAPPQPPKVDDLSALDALAGDFVAAPAVAPAKISAPAPPPAAVRPATEGGMSLDALSALEDMLPTAEPVPESPKLRPEDIVTEDKTNKEKAVLCGERDDSLPPDYRFTEEDLKKYPAPKPEPSMDPSDALDLLSGDFMTSSAAPAVQAPVITPSAPPQPAASDFALDALAGDFVAPAVAPAAVQSSVCSAAERQLSSGTCDALDALSDTLMDTTPAPQPVPVAPKDIVKERTIEEEKLIKMGERDDTLPPEYRPSEDDLKAVPAVQPDVRPKQKSMDDTSALDLLSSDFSSSPIVPAVVPAAPVESSSLAPAPAPVLDALADSLIPQAVAEVKPKSKVSQGDTHITPEQESIEVNRSGKSKSKSKKHAAEDSSALDLLSDQLTTDVVSTSSTKKGGKR, encoded by the exons tctcagCACAGACAGGCCACCTCAGCTGCACCAGCCCCAGTGAAGCATGCCCAATTTGAG GCTGGAGCGAAGGCGACCGCATCGCCCGCCAcctcagcaggagcaggagcaggacgtGGAGCGGTCCCTGCCGCCACACAGAAAGGCTCCCCCAAACCCATGGCGGAG AGTTCTGCCATCACTTCAAGCACATCCCACACAGCTAAGGCGGGTGCTAAGGGTGGTGTGTCTACCGACACTAAAGCAAAGGACACTAAGCCAGCAGACACCAAG gTGCAGAGGGAGGTGGGCCCACCTAAATCACAAGCCAAGGCTCCG gcccTTGATATTGATCCATTAGATGCCCTGGCTGGTACTTTGCCTGATGAGTCTTTGAGACCCACCGCTCCCGTGTACACTGGGCCAGAAGTCACCGAG gctggATTAACGACAGAGGAGGGTGTgttagtgggggagagagatgacacACTTCCAGAGGGATACAGAAAAGCGGACCTG gAAAAGAAGGCACCAGCTGCCAAGCCAGAGCCAAAGCCCACACAG AAGCCCCTGAGCACAGACGCAGCCTTGGATTCACTGTCTGCAGGCTTCATGTCCTCCGCTCCCCCCGCACCAAAGAAGACAGAGACA AAAGTTGAGGATGTAGCAGCTATTGATGCCTTGTCAGCCGGTTTCTCAAACTTCGCACCACCACCCCCTGCTTCCACAAAG TCTCCTGCCCCTCCTGCTGATAAGAAAGCCAAAGTGGACAAG GTATCTGATGACTTCTCCCTGATGGCAGGACTGAgtgcccctgctcctgctcctgcccctgTGCTCGCCCCTGCCGGCCCCAAG GATGCCTCCATATCTCTGGATGCCCTGAGTGCCTTAGAGGACATGCTCCCAACAGCAGAGCCAGTGCCAGAGTCCCCCAAACTCAGACCTGAGGACATTGTAACG gaggagaagacaaagaaagagaagggtgtgatttgtggagagagagatgacacacTGCCCCCCGACTATCGCTTTACAGAGGAGGACCTCATGAAATACCCAGCCCCTAAGCCtgag CCCTCCATGGACCCGTCTGATGCTCTGGACCTGCTGTCTGGTGACTTCATGACATCCAGCGCTGCTCCTGCTGTCCAGGCCCCCGTCATCACCCCCTCTGCTCCCCCACAACCG cCTAAAGTTGATGATCTGTCTGCACTGGATGCTCTGGCTGGAGACTTTGTTGCTGCTCCTGCCGTTGCTCCTGCTAAG AtctctgcccctgcccctccccCAGCTGCCGTCAGACCTGCCACTGAAGgg gGTATGTCTCTGGATGCCCTGAGTGCCTTAGAGGACATGCTCCCCACAGCAGAGCCAGTGCCAGAGTCCCCCAAACTCAGACCTGAGGACATTGTAACG gaggaCAAGACGAATAAAGAGAAGGCTGTgctatgtggagagagagacgactCGCTGCCCCCTGACTACCGCTTTACAGAGGAGGATCTCAAGAAATACCCAGCCCCTAAGCCTGAG CCCTCCATGGACCCGTCTGATGCTCTGGACCTGCTGTCTGGTGACTTCATGACATCCAGTGCTGCTCCTGCTGTCCAGGCCCCCGTCATCACCCCCTCTGCTCCCCCACAACCG GCTGCATCTGACTTTGCCCTGGACGCGCTTGCTGGAGATTTCGTTGCTCCTGCTGTGGCTCCTGCAGCTGTTCAGTCCTCTGTGTGTTCAGCAGCTgagagacag tTGTCATCAGGGACGTGCGATGCTCTGGATGCCCTCTCAGATACGCTGATGGACACGACACCAGCTCCCCAGCCTGTCCCTGTAGCACCCAAAGACATCGTCAAG GAGAGGACCATTGAGGAGGAGAAGCTCATCAAGATGGGAGAAAGAGACGACACTCTGCCCCCAGAATACAGGCCAAGCGAGGACGACCTGAAG GCGGTACCTGCAGTCCAGCCCGATGTCAGGCCCAAACAG AAGTCCATGGATGACACATCAGCTCTGGATCTCCTCTCCAGTgacttctcttcctcccccatcGTCCCTGCTGTGGTGCCTGCAGCCCCCGTGGAGAGCTCTTCTCTC GCTCCGGCACCTGCTCCAGTGCTTGATGCTCTGGCAGACTCTCTGATCCCCCAGGCGGTGGCAGAGGTCAAGCCCAAGTCAAAGGTCAGCCAGGgtgacacacacatcacacctgagcaggagagCATCGAAGTAAAT AGGAGTGGAAAATCCAAATCCAAATCAAAG aaaCACGCAGCAGAGGACTCATCGGCCCTGGATCTCCTTTCTGACCAGCTGACAACAGACGTAGTTTCCACATCCTCCACAAAGAAGGGAGGCAAGAGATAG